The following are encoded together in the Gordonia insulae genome:
- a CDS encoding CaiB/BaiF CoA transferase family protein — protein MDADHLSLPLAGITVVALEQAVAAPLATRHLADMGARVIKVERVGEGDFARNYDDVVHGLASHFVWLNRGKESLSLDLKSDSGRDVLRRLVARSDVFLQNLAPGAAARLGFGADDLRADHDGLIVVDMSGYGDAGPYRERKAYDMLVQAEAGLISVTGSADEVAKTGIPTSDIAAGMYALTSILGALVRRGSTGAGASISVSMFDATVEWMGHPMYMRLYGDRQIARSGVGHAAIVPYDRYPTSDGEILIGVQNDRGWRVLIADVLSRPDLADDPRYATNIDRVERRGEVDAAVAVETKRFTTAELDEKLAAAGIPAAEIRELDGVVAHPQLSERDRWRDVDTEAGPIRALLPPMTFADVELPMGPVPALGEHTETILRELDGDPH, from the coding sequence GTGGATGCCGATCACCTGTCCCTCCCGCTGGCCGGGATCACCGTCGTCGCGCTGGAGCAGGCCGTCGCCGCGCCCCTGGCGACCCGACATCTCGCCGACATGGGTGCGCGGGTCATCAAGGTCGAGCGGGTCGGTGAGGGCGACTTCGCCCGCAACTACGACGACGTGGTGCACGGTCTGGCCTCCCACTTCGTCTGGCTCAATCGTGGCAAGGAGTCGTTGTCCCTCGATCTGAAGTCGGACTCGGGGCGCGACGTGCTGCGCCGACTGGTCGCACGGTCGGACGTCTTCCTGCAGAATCTCGCGCCCGGTGCAGCGGCCAGGCTCGGATTCGGCGCCGACGACCTGCGCGCCGACCACGACGGCCTGATCGTCGTCGACATGTCCGGCTACGGCGATGCCGGTCCGTATCGCGAGCGCAAGGCCTACGACATGCTGGTGCAGGCCGAGGCCGGCTTGATCTCGGTGACCGGTAGCGCCGACGAGGTCGCGAAGACCGGCATCCCCACCTCGGACATCGCCGCCGGGATGTACGCGCTGACCTCGATTCTCGGTGCCCTCGTGCGGCGCGGTTCGACCGGGGCGGGTGCCTCGATCTCCGTGTCGATGTTCGACGCGACGGTGGAGTGGATGGGGCATCCGATGTACATGCGGCTGTACGGCGATCGGCAGATCGCGCGGTCGGGGGTCGGTCACGCCGCGATCGTCCCGTACGACCGTTATCCCACCAGCGACGGCGAGATCCTGATCGGTGTCCAGAACGACCGGGGCTGGCGGGTTCTCATCGCGGACGTGCTGTCGCGGCCCGACCTGGCCGACGACCCGCGCTATGCCACCAACATCGACAGGGTCGAGCGGCGCGGGGAGGTCGACGCCGCCGTCGCGGTCGAGACCAAACGGTTCACCACCGCCGAACTCGACGAGAAGCTCGCCGCCGCAGGAATTCCCGCGGCCGAGATCCGGGAACTCGACGGTGTGGTCGCGCATCCTCAACTGTCCGAACGCGATCGGTGGCGCGATGTCGACACCGAGGCCGGACCGATCCGCGCGTTGCTGCCGCCGATGACCTTCGCCGACGTCGAACTCCCCATGGGTCCCGTGCCCGCTCTCGGCGAGCACACGGAGACCATTCTCCGGGAGCTCGACGGCGATCCACACTGA
- a CDS encoding MBL fold metallo-hydrolase, whose amino-acid sequence MTTIEVTGHRQREAWAEKVLPPVEEVRPGLWSIPVPMPGNPLRYVLIYALALPEGVALIDTGWNTDESWHALVDGLHATGHDVTDVRHVSITHLHPDHFGLVPRLLEHTDPVLAMHRNDARHLHHVTEAEIERQIDGAQRELEIHGAPTDVVDTGFREIARLPDGRTMDVELDDGDPLDLPGWNVRALWTPGHTAGHLCFVDEDAGVIFTGDHLLPRISPNVSTNRFQSHNPLSEYLISLANTEHLPDLEALPSHEYRFRGLADRVTHLLAHHEERLDEITAAVVAEPQSTAWDITRSVTWSRPFEQLSVPLSRMALGETNAHLVVLQQRGILTPTEGIPIRWTATHAPSPTEVRSPR is encoded by the coding sequence ATGACCACGATCGAGGTCACCGGCCATCGTCAACGCGAGGCCTGGGCGGAGAAGGTGCTTCCGCCGGTCGAGGAGGTCCGGCCCGGCCTGTGGTCCATCCCGGTCCCGATGCCGGGCAACCCGCTGCGATACGTCCTCATCTACGCCCTCGCCCTCCCCGAGGGTGTCGCCCTCATCGACACCGGGTGGAACACCGACGAATCCTGGCACGCCCTCGTCGACGGTCTGCACGCCACCGGACACGATGTGACCGATGTCCGGCACGTCTCCATCACCCACCTGCATCCCGATCACTTCGGCCTGGTCCCCCGACTGCTCGAACACACCGACCCGGTGCTCGCGATGCACCGCAACGATGCACGTCACCTGCACCACGTCACCGAGGCGGAGATCGAGCGACAGATCGACGGCGCGCAGCGGGAACTCGAGATCCACGGCGCGCCGACCGACGTCGTGGACACCGGATTCCGCGAGATCGCCCGCCTGCCGGACGGCCGCACCATGGATGTCGAACTCGACGACGGCGACCCCCTGGACCTTCCCGGCTGGAATGTCCGGGCGCTGTGGACGCCGGGACACACCGCGGGTCACCTCTGCTTTGTCGACGAGGATGCGGGTGTCATCTTCACCGGCGACCATCTCCTCCCCCGGATCAGCCCGAATGTGTCGACGAATCGTTTCCAGTCGCACAATCCGCTGTCGGAGTATCTGATCTCGTTGGCGAACACCGAGCATCTGCCCGACCTCGAGGCCCTGCCGTCACACGAGTACCGGTTCCGCGGGCTCGCCGACCGGGTGACCCACCTCCTCGCACATCATGAGGAACGACTCGACGAGATCACCGCGGCGGTCGTCGCCGAGCCGCAGAGCACGGCCTGGGACATCACCCGCTCGGTGACCTGGTCCCGTCCGTTCGAGCAACTGTCGGTCCCGCTCAGCCGGATGGCATTGGGCGAGACCAACGCACACCTCGTCGTCCTGCAGCAGCGGGGCATACTGACCCCCACCGAAGGCATACCGATCCGATGGACGGCGACACACGCCCCGTCCCCCACCGAAGTCAGGAGTCCCCGATGA
- a CDS encoding crotonase/enoyl-CoA hydratase family protein, whose amino-acid sequence MSDVLTEFADGVAVITINRPEAKNAVNLAVAEGIAAAIDELESRDDITIGILTGAGSTFCAGMDLKAFTRGENVTLPGRGFGGLADSPPTKPLIAAVEGWALAGGCELALTSDLIVAARDSKFGIPEVKRGLAAAAGGLLRLPKTLPYQLAMEMALTGEPLSAARAHEFGLVNRLTEPGDALAGARELAATIAANGPLAVRATKQVVSMAIRYTDPELIKAQWEHLGPVFGSDDAQEGARAFAEKRAPNWTGK is encoded by the coding sequence ATGAGCGACGTGCTCACCGAGTTCGCCGACGGCGTCGCCGTCATCACGATCAACCGGCCCGAGGCGAAGAACGCAGTCAATCTGGCCGTCGCCGAGGGCATCGCGGCCGCGATCGACGAGCTCGAATCCCGCGACGACATCACCATCGGCATCCTCACCGGCGCCGGCAGCACGTTCTGCGCGGGGATGGACCTGAAGGCGTTCACCCGGGGCGAGAACGTCACGCTCCCGGGCCGCGGATTCGGCGGTCTCGCCGACTCCCCGCCGACCAAGCCGCTCATCGCCGCGGTCGAGGGCTGGGCGTTGGCCGGTGGCTGCGAACTCGCGTTGACCTCCGACCTCATCGTCGCCGCCCGGGACTCGAAGTTCGGCATCCCCGAGGTCAAGCGCGGACTGGCCGCGGCGGCCGGCGGTCTGCTGCGCCTGCCCAAGACTCTGCCCTATCAGCTGGCGATGGAGATGGCGCTCACGGGCGAACCGCTCAGCGCGGCACGCGCCCACGAGTTCGGCCTGGTCAACCGGCTGACCGAGCCCGGTGACGCGCTCGCCGGGGCCCGCGAGCTCGCCGCGACCATCGCGGCCAACGGCCCGCTGGCCGTGCGCGCGACCAAACAGGTCGTCTCGATGGCGATCCGCTACACCGACCCCGAGCTGATCAAGGCCCAGTGGGAGCACCTCGGTCCGGTCTTCGGCTCGGACGACGCGCAGGAGGGTGCGCGCGCCTTCGCCGAGAAGCGGGCACCCAACTGGACCGGCAAGTGA
- a CDS encoding LysR family transcriptional regulator has translation MDLHLVTYFVAVVDHGGITRAAQSLYISQPSLSQAIRTLERRLGVTLFDRTGRRLELTEAGRKLDVAARRILADVDRAKAKVEAVRELRAGRVDIVTHAAFSIDPLVEMIRVFRERFPRLAARVVAADGPSGVLASLRSGDAEVGLMDTEAEHATFTAISLGTQELVLTAPPGIGADLVDPVPRRAVRSIPLVVDNADPGTAAVLGDLIDDDARNVVVDCAHPTATWDLVERGTGATIAPRVVAEQQMPDALRLRLDPPLSRSFGLVLRSGRPSPAAMAFIAIAKGHVGISTDPTEFGAW, from the coding sequence GTGGACCTGCACCTCGTCACCTACTTCGTAGCGGTGGTGGATCATGGCGGGATCACCCGGGCGGCGCAGTCGCTCTACATCTCGCAGCCGTCGCTGTCGCAGGCGATCCGGACGCTCGAACGTCGCCTGGGGGTGACGCTGTTCGATCGGACGGGCCGTCGGCTGGAACTGACCGAGGCCGGCCGCAAACTCGACGTCGCGGCCCGGCGCATCCTGGCCGACGTCGACCGCGCGAAGGCCAAGGTGGAGGCGGTTCGTGAGCTCCGTGCCGGTCGGGTCGACATCGTCACGCACGCGGCGTTCAGCATCGATCCCCTGGTGGAGATGATCCGGGTGTTCCGCGAACGATTCCCGCGCCTCGCGGCGCGGGTCGTCGCGGCCGACGGGCCCAGTGGCGTGTTGGCGTCGTTGCGCAGTGGTGACGCCGAGGTCGGTCTGATGGATACCGAGGCCGAGCATGCGACATTCACCGCGATCTCACTCGGGACTCAGGAACTCGTGCTGACCGCCCCACCCGGGATCGGTGCGGATCTGGTCGATCCGGTGCCACGTCGGGCCGTGCGGTCCATCCCACTGGTGGTCGACAACGCCGACCCGGGCACCGCGGCCGTGCTCGGCGATCTCATCGACGACGATGCACGCAACGTGGTCGTCGACTGCGCACACCCCACGGCCACCTGGGATCTCGTCGAACGCGGCACCGGCGCCACGATCGCACCGCGTGTGGTCGCCGAGCAGCAGATGCCCGACGCACTCCGTCTGCGGCTCGACCCACCGTTGAGCCGGTCGTTCGGCCTGGTGCTGCGGTCGGGACGACCGTCGCCCGCGGCCATGGCGTTCATCGCGATCGCCAAGGGCCACGTCGGGATCAGCACGGACCCCACCGAGTTCGGCGCGTGGTAG
- a CDS encoding LysR family transcriptional regulator, with protein MELRQVEYFLAVVEHEGIGGAAGALGVAQPTVSQALRALERELGVQLFHRIGRGMVLSSAGRTMVGPARQIVRDVGVVEDLLAASEGELTGRLEILTFPAIASGAIVELIAEFRRRYPRVAVRFGELRDETQAAAVLEDGHCEFVVAHLPIAGEGLEVVVLGEQEFVLLYPPGTSLPDGPIALQDLPTSPMVFVPRGQSVADEIEEQIRVGGVRPPLAVLSEHREERLPMVLAGIGGTIVERSAAESVADRAVMRSVEPRIARPFAIAYDPAALSPVGHAFVELLSEQPSGP; from the coding sequence ATGGAACTCAGACAGGTCGAATATTTCCTCGCGGTGGTCGAGCACGAGGGCATCGGCGGCGCAGCAGGCGCCCTGGGTGTCGCACAACCCACTGTGTCACAGGCACTTCGGGCTCTCGAACGTGAGCTCGGCGTCCAGCTGTTCCACCGGATCGGTCGCGGGATGGTGCTGAGTTCGGCGGGCCGGACGATGGTCGGCCCGGCCCGGCAGATCGTGCGCGACGTCGGCGTGGTCGAGGATCTGTTGGCGGCATCGGAGGGGGAACTCACCGGGCGGCTGGAGATCCTGACGTTCCCGGCGATCGCGAGCGGCGCCATCGTCGAGTTGATCGCCGAGTTCCGTCGGCGCTATCCGCGGGTCGCGGTGCGATTCGGCGAGCTCCGCGACGAGACCCAGGCAGCGGCGGTCCTCGAGGACGGGCACTGCGAGTTCGTCGTCGCCCATCTCCCGATCGCCGGTGAGGGCCTCGAGGTGGTCGTGCTCGGCGAGCAGGAGTTCGTCCTGCTCTATCCGCCGGGGACCTCACTGCCGGACGGACCGATCGCGCTTCAGGATCTACCCACGTCCCCGATGGTGTTCGTGCCACGGGGTCAGTCGGTCGCCGACGAGATCGAGGAGCAGATCCGGGTCGGCGGCGTACGTCCACCGCTCGCGGTGCTCTCCGAACACCGGGAGGAACGACTTCCGATGGTGCTGGCCGGGATCGGCGGCACGATCGTCGAACGATCAGCCGCCGAGTCCGTCGCCGATCGGGCCGTCATGCGATCGGTCGAACCACGCATCGCGCGGCCGTTCGCGATCGCATACGACCCGGCCGCCCTGTCACCGGTGGGGCATGCGTTCGTGGAACTGCTCAGCGAGCAACCATCCGGTCCCTGA
- a CDS encoding acetyl-CoA C-acetyltransferase, translating into MRDVVICEPVRTPIGRYGGMFKGVTAVDLGVTALRGLLDRTGLAPELVDDVVLGHCNGNSEAPAIGRVVALDAGLPITVGGMHIDRRCGSGLQAVIQAAFQVAAGDNDVVIAGGTESMSNASFYSVDMRWGGARTGIAMHDSLVRARSTAGGKNYPVPGGMIETAENLRKEYEISRAEQDELAVESHLRAVRAQKDGILAEEIIPVTVRGRGGDQIIDTDEHPRPDVSVQSLAKLKPIMGTTDPDATVTAGNASGQNDAAAMCIVTTPDVAQQHGLRPLVRLVSWAVAGVAPRTMGIGPVPATEKALAKAGLTLTDIDVIELNEAFAAQALAVTREWGFGRFGAGGDFDRTNVHGSGISLGHPVGATGVRMLASLARELRRRDARYGLETMCIGGGQGLAAVFENVG; encoded by the coding sequence CTGCGCGATGTGGTGATCTGCGAACCGGTCCGCACCCCGATCGGGCGCTACGGCGGGATGTTCAAGGGCGTGACGGCGGTCGATCTCGGTGTCACCGCCTTGCGCGGCCTGCTCGACCGCACCGGACTCGCACCCGAACTCGTCGACGACGTCGTCCTCGGACATTGCAACGGCAACAGCGAGGCGCCCGCCATCGGTCGGGTCGTCGCGCTCGACGCCGGGCTGCCGATCACGGTGGGCGGCATGCACATCGACCGTCGATGCGGCTCGGGACTGCAAGCCGTCATCCAGGCGGCGTTCCAGGTCGCGGCCGGCGACAACGACGTGGTGATCGCGGGCGGTACCGAGTCGATGAGCAACGCGTCGTTCTACTCTGTCGACATGCGGTGGGGTGGCGCCCGAACCGGAATCGCCATGCACGACAGCCTGGTCCGCGCCCGGTCGACGGCCGGTGGCAAGAACTACCCGGTCCCCGGCGGCATGATCGAGACCGCGGAGAACCTCCGCAAGGAGTACGAGATCTCGCGCGCCGAGCAGGACGAACTCGCCGTCGAATCACATCTGCGTGCCGTCCGGGCGCAGAAGGACGGCATCCTCGCCGAGGAGATCATCCCGGTGACTGTCCGGGGCCGCGGCGGAGACCAGATCATCGACACCGATGAACACCCGCGACCCGACGTCTCGGTGCAATCGCTGGCAAAGCTCAAGCCGATCATGGGTACAACGGACCCGGACGCCACGGTGACCGCGGGAAACGCCAGCGGGCAGAACGATGCGGCGGCGATGTGCATCGTGACGACACCCGACGTGGCGCAGCAGCACGGCCTGCGTCCCCTGGTGCGGCTGGTGTCCTGGGCCGTGGCCGGGGTCGCGCCACGCACGATGGGCATCGGTCCGGTGCCGGCGACGGAGAAGGCCTTGGCGAAGGCGGGATTGACGCTCACCGACATCGACGTCATCGAACTGAACGAGGCATTCGCGGCCCAGGCGCTCGCCGTGACCCGCGAATGGGGCTTCGGGCGATTCGGTGCCGGTGGCGACTTCGACCGGACCAACGTGCACGGTTCGGGCATCTCGCTCGGTCATCCCGTCGGCGCCACCGGCGTTCGCATGCTGGCCTCGCTGGCCCGCGAATTGCGCCGCCGCGACGCACGATACGGGCTGGAGACCATGTGCATCGGCGGCGGGCAGGGCCTCGCCGCCGTCTTCGAGAACGTCGGCTGA
- the fabG gene encoding 3-oxoacyl-ACP reductase FabG encodes MAPSAPQTLLDGRTAVITGAAQGIGFEIARSFVEAGARVVIGDLDLDAAAAAADKLGGGRVARAVRCDVVDAEQVDALLADAVEGFGSLDVLVNNAGITRDATMRTMTEDDFDLVIAVHLKGTWNGTRKAAAIMREAKRGAIVNISSLSGKVGMVGQTNYSAAKAGIVGMTKAAAKEMAHHGVRVNAIQPGLIRSAMTEAMPQKAWDQKMAEIPMKRAGEVDEVASVALFLASDMSSYMTGTVLEVTGGRFM; translated from the coding sequence ATGGCACCTTCTGCACCTCAGACCCTGCTCGACGGACGCACCGCGGTGATCACTGGTGCCGCGCAGGGGATCGGTTTCGAGATCGCGCGGTCGTTCGTGGAGGCCGGCGCACGGGTGGTGATCGGCGACCTCGACCTGGACGCGGCGGCCGCCGCCGCCGACAAGCTCGGCGGCGGCAGGGTGGCGCGGGCCGTGCGCTGCGACGTCGTCGATGCCGAGCAGGTCGATGCGCTGCTCGCCGACGCGGTCGAAGGTTTCGGGTCGCTCGACGTGCTGGTCAACAACGCCGGCATCACCCGGGACGCGACGATGCGCACGATGACCGAGGACGACTTCGATCTGGTCATCGCGGTACACCTCAAGGGGACGTGGAACGGCACCCGCAAGGCCGCCGCGATCATGCGCGAGGCCAAACGCGGCGCGATCGTGAACATCTCGTCGCTGTCGGGGAAGGTCGGCATGGTGGGACAGACGAACTACTCCGCGGCCAAGGCGGGCATCGTCGGCATGACCAAGGCCGCGGCCAAGGAGATGGCGCATCATGGCGTGCGTGTCAACGCGATCCAGCCCGGACTGATCCGATCGGCGATGACCGAGGCGATGCCGCAGAAGGCGTGGGATCAGAAGATGGCCGAGATCCCGATGAAGCGGGCGGGCGAAGTCGACGAGGTCGCCTCGGTCGCGCTGTTCCTCGCGTCCGACATGTCCTCCTACATGACCGGCACCGTGCTCGAGGTGACCGGCGGACGGTTCATGTGA